In the Acidobacteriota bacterium genome, one interval contains:
- a CDS encoding efflux RND transporter permease subunit: protein MPNPTDPIIKPRSGLTARLITETRQNTAKFFTETRQVSWILLIITLLWGAYAYNAMPKRKDPEVKVRKALAVCAWPGASAEEVEQQVTRKIEEQMAQNSRVETVDSISRSNVSIVYLALDEQVQDIGKELDDVRLKLDNIRDLPDGAGPIQFIKDFGDTAALMLTVASPKVNDVVIQAKALGVERAIAQARSKASPQAHTQTNRASLIIGLPASLTDRQRQWARDELVQHIKVRTAATNLVPLDGQDFIGLDLPGEVEDQTILSAAQNFIEERLQATGFQTDIRQPVVIRDTNQIAERLRSVAGDRYSYRQLDDFTDLITRTLQTVPMVSKISRYGVLKENIFIEYSQERLASYGLQPAKLGELLRSRNTKLPGGQLEVEGKNLGINPSGEFNNEKEIGDVLVTTSPTGSPVYLRDLADISRGYENPPRYLNYFTWQDSQGHWQRSRAITLAVQMRPGEQIAKFGAAVDKALEGLKPLLPDDLMLAKTSDQPLQVEENIDLFTHSLMEAIVLVVLVALVGFREWRSALLVALSIPITLAMTFGMMHLVGVDLQQVSIASLILALGLLVDDPVVASDAIKRELANGRPIGVAAWLGPSKLAEAILYATITNIVAYLPLLLVSGSTGIFIWSLPVVITCSLIASRIVSMTFIPFLAYYLLRPSKKREPTIVEMRSRGFSGVYYKVGAWALEHRWMTLAASLVFLLLGGVFLSQLKTEFFPKDLSYLSYLNVWLPEDAPLSATNKATIRAEAVIREVAEEYGKQHPGKDGKPRQVLHSITSFTGGGGPRFWFSVAPEARQLNYAQVIIQMADKHDTGNLVAKLQQELSAKVSGARIDVRQLETSRAIDAPVEVRISGQDIATLRKLAEQAKEIFRSIPEAARVRDDWGAESFVANLQVEQDRANLAGISNMDVAASSAVGISGYEVTSLREGEQDVPVVARLRVEERESLSDIRNLYVYSVQSPAKAPLRQISNVDYQLRSEKIRRRNQFRTITVSAFPVPGVLPSQVFNASRARMDEFERSLPPGYSMSIGGEREQRLKGFSDLAIVMAVSVLAIFLALVIQFKHAIKPLLVFSAIPFGMVGAFAALAIMRAPFGFIAFLGIASLIGVIVSHVIVLFDFVEEKREEGEPLREALLDAGIARLRPVMITVGATIFGLIPLARNGGPLWEALCYAQIGGLLLANYVTKLLVPALYAISVLDLKLIKWDGRESKVTSQLTTKQLTTKPLS, encoded by the coding sequence ATGCCGAACCCCACTGATCCAATTATCAAACCGCGCTCCGGGCTGACCGCTCGCCTGATCACGGAAACTCGACAAAACACCGCCAAATTCTTTACGGAAACGCGGCAGGTTTCCTGGATTCTGCTGATCATCACACTGCTGTGGGGAGCGTATGCATATAACGCCATGCCCAAACGCAAAGACCCTGAAGTCAAGGTGCGCAAAGCATTGGCGGTTTGCGCCTGGCCGGGGGCCAGTGCAGAAGAAGTCGAACAGCAAGTGACGCGGAAGATCGAAGAACAGATGGCTCAGAATTCTCGCGTCGAAACCGTTGATTCCATTTCGCGCAGCAATGTTTCAATTGTTTATCTGGCGCTTGATGAACAAGTCCAGGATATTGGCAAGGAACTGGATGATGTGCGGTTGAAACTCGATAACATTCGAGACCTCCCGGATGGCGCGGGGCCAATTCAATTCATCAAGGATTTCGGTGACACCGCCGCGTTGATGCTGACTGTTGCCAGTCCCAAAGTGAACGACGTCGTCATTCAGGCCAAAGCCTTAGGCGTGGAGCGAGCCATCGCACAAGCCAGATCGAAAGCATCGCCACAGGCTCACACCCAGACAAACCGTGCAAGCTTGATTATTGGTTTGCCTGCCTCGCTGACGGACAGACAACGCCAATGGGCGCGGGATGAACTGGTTCAACACATCAAAGTCAGGACGGCGGCGACCAATTTGGTTCCGTTGGATGGTCAGGACTTCATTGGGCTTGACCTGCCGGGCGAAGTTGAAGACCAAACGATTCTTTCCGCAGCGCAAAATTTCATTGAAGAGCGTCTGCAGGCAACTGGCTTCCAAACAGACATCCGCCAACCGGTGGTCATCCGGGACACAAACCAAATTGCCGAACGATTGCGTTCCGTCGCAGGTGACCGGTACAGCTACCGTCAACTGGATGATTTCACTGACCTGATTACTCGCACGCTGCAAACCGTTCCGATGGTGTCGAAAATCTCCCGCTACGGCGTGCTGAAGGAAAACATCTTCATCGAATACTCGCAGGAGCGGCTGGCCAGTTACGGGTTGCAACCGGCCAAGCTGGGCGAACTGCTCCGTTCGCGCAATACCAAATTGCCGGGCGGGCAACTTGAAGTCGAAGGTAAAAACCTGGGCATCAATCCTTCGGGCGAGTTCAATAACGAAAAAGAAATCGGCGATGTGCTGGTGACAACGTCGCCGACTGGCTCGCCGGTGTATTTGCGCGATTTGGCGGACATCAGCCGCGGGTATGAAAATCCGCCGCGATACCTGAATTATTTCACCTGGCAGGATTCGCAGGGCCATTGGCAACGTTCGCGCGCCATTACACTCGCGGTTCAGATGCGTCCCGGAGAGCAGATTGCCAAATTCGGGGCGGCGGTGGATAAGGCGCTCGAAGGACTCAAACCGTTACTGCCTGACGATTTGATGCTGGCAAAAACCTCTGACCAGCCGTTGCAGGTTGAAGAAAACATTGATCTGTTCACGCACAGTTTGATGGAAGCCATTGTGCTGGTGGTTTTGGTGGCGTTGGTGGGGTTTCGCGAATGGCGGTCTGCACTGCTGGTGGCGCTGTCCATTCCGATCACGCTGGCAATGACTTTTGGGATGATGCACTTGGTGGGCGTGGATTTGCAGCAAGTTTCGATTGCTTCATTGATTCTGGCGCTGGGATTGCTGGTGGATGACCCTGTGGTTGCCAGCGACGCGATCAAACGGGAATTGGCAAATGGACGACCAATCGGCGTGGCGGCATGGTTGGGGCCGAGCAAACTGGCCGAAGCCATTCTCTACGCCACCATCACCAACATTGTTGCTTATCTGCCGCTGTTGTTGGTGTCTGGCAGCACGGGAATTTTCATCTGGAGCCTGCCGGTCGTCATCACCTGTTCGTTGATCGCGTCGCGCATTGTGTCCATGACGTTCATTCCGTTTCTGGCGTATTACCTGCTCCGGCCAAGCAAGAAACGGGAACCGACGATTGTTGAAATGCGCAGCCGCGGGTTTTCAGGCGTTTATTACAAAGTCGGCGCATGGGCGTTGGAACATCGCTGGATGACGCTTGCAGCCTCGCTGGTCTTCCTGCTTTTGGGTGGCGTGTTTCTGTCGCAGCTCAAGACGGAATTCTTTCCCAAAGATTTGTCCTACCTTTCGTACCTGAATGTCTGGTTGCCGGAAGATGCGCCGCTTTCGGCAACCAATAAAGCGACGATTCGCGCCGAAGCCGTGATTCGCGAAGTCGCCGAAGAGTACGGCAAACAGCATCCAGGCAAAGACGGCAAACCACGGCAGGTGTTGCATTCCATCACCAGCTTTACCGGGGGCGGCGGACCGCGATTCTGGTTTTCCGTCGCGCCTGAAGCACGCCAATTGAATTACGCGCAGGTAATCATCCAGATGGCCGACAAACATGACACCGGAAATTTGGTGGCGAAATTGCAGCAGGAACTTTCCGCCAAAGTTTCCGGCGCTCGAATTGACGTTCGGCAACTCGAAACCAGTCGCGCGATTGACGCGCCCGTCGAGGTGCGAATTTCCGGCCAGGACATTGCCACACTGCGAAAGCTGGCCGAACAAGCCAAGGAAATTTTCCGCTCGATTCCCGAAGCGGCACGCGTCCGCGACGATTGGGGCGCGGAAAGTTTCGTCGCCAATCTACAAGTTGAACAGGATCGAGCCAATCTGGCAGGGATTTCAAACATGGACGTGGCGGCCTCGTCGGCTGTTGGCATCAGCGGATACGAGGTGACAAGTTTGCGCGAAGGGGAACAGGACGTGCCCGTTGTCGCGCGCCTGCGCGTCGAAGAGCGTGAAAGCCTTTCCGACATCCGTAATCTTTACGTGTACTCCGTGCAAAGTCCGGCCAAAGCGCCCTTGCGGCAAATCTCGAACGTGGATTATCAATTGCGATCCGAAAAGATTCGACGACGGAATCAGTTCCGAACGATCACGGTTTCGGCCTTCCCGGTTCCGGGGGTCCTTCCTTCGCAGGTTTTCAATGCGTCACGCGCGCGCATGGATGAATTTGAGCGCTCACTGCCGCCGGGATACAGCATGAGCATTGGGGGTGAACGAGAACAACGATTGAAAGGCTTCAGCGATCTGGCAATCGTGATGGCGGTTTCGGTTCTGGCGATTTTCCTGGCGTTGGTCATCCAGTTCAAACACGCAATCAAGCCACTGCTGGTATTTTCGGCAATCCCCTTCGGAATGGTGGGAGCCTTCGCCGCGCTGGCCATCATGCGAGCGCCCTTTGGCTTCATCGCCTTCCTGGGCATCGCCAGTTTGATCGGAGTGATTGTTTCCCACGTGATCGTCCTATTTGATTTTGTCGAAGAGAAACGCGAGGAGGGCGAACCCTTACGCGAAGCGTTGTTGGACGCGGGCATCGCGCGTTTGCGCCCTGTGATGATTACCGTCGGTGCGACCATTTTTGGATTGATCCCGCTGGCCAGAAATGGCGGACCTTTGTGGGAAGCTCTCTGTTACGCCCAGATCGGCGGGCTGTTGCTGGCCAATTACGTGACCAAGCTGCTGGTTCCGGCGCTTTACGCGATCTCCGTGCTCGACCTGAAGCTGATCAAATGGGACGGGCGCGAATCAAAAGTTACGTCTCAACTGACAACCAAACAGCTTACAACCAAGCCGTTGTCCTGA
- a CDS encoding class I SAM-dependent methyltransferase: MEDRTHKSVSDLSVAPKSYRIYRKIFDRVLSPLPAGKLCVALPTGEEFVYGMKAPGPEATIKILNPVFFKKCILYGEVGFGESYVDGDWESDDVVGLLSWFLINLEHASTSQKRQLPLTDLLLVFNRLRHKLRANNQANAKRNISEHYDLGNGFYKLFLDPSMTYSCGYFSSPDASLEAAQTEKYDRLCRKLKLTASDRVLEIGGGWGGFAVHAARHYGCQITSITISEEQLKYAKERVAAEGLSNQIEFQLTDYRNVTGKFDKIVSIEMIEAVGHEYFKSFFKACHELLNRYGLLAIQAITCPDSRYESHRKNVTWMQKHIFPGGLLPSIGMMNKFINETGDLQLHDLEEMGLHYARTVATWRENFNHKLESVLAMSFNEKFIRKWNYYLLSCEAGFLTRNFTVVQAIYSRPNNVML, encoded by the coding sequence ATGGAAGACAGAACGCATAAGTCAGTTTCCGATCTATCCGTGGCGCCAAAGAGCTATCGTATCTATCGAAAGATATTCGACCGGGTTCTCTCTCCTCTGCCTGCGGGAAAGCTGTGCGTTGCGCTTCCAACCGGAGAGGAGTTTGTTTATGGAATGAAGGCTCCCGGCCCTGAAGCGACGATCAAAATCCTTAACCCAGTCTTTTTCAAAAAATGCATCCTCTACGGCGAAGTCGGATTTGGGGAATCCTACGTGGACGGCGATTGGGAATCTGACGATGTGGTTGGATTGCTTTCCTGGTTTCTGATCAATCTGGAACATGCATCCACATCCCAAAAACGACAACTGCCATTGACGGATTTGCTATTGGTATTTAATCGGCTGCGGCACAAGTTGCGCGCGAACAATCAGGCAAACGCGAAACGCAATATCTCGGAGCATTACGATCTGGGCAACGGGTTTTACAAGCTCTTTCTCGATCCAAGCATGACCTATTCCTGCGGCTATTTCAGTTCGCCCGACGCGTCGCTGGAAGCGGCGCAAACCGAAAAGTATGACCGGTTGTGCCGTAAGCTGAAGCTCACCGCATCTGATCGCGTGCTGGAAATTGGCGGCGGCTGGGGCGGGTTCGCCGTTCACGCCGCACGCCATTATGGCTGCCAGATTACTTCGATCACCATTTCGGAAGAGCAATTGAAATACGCCAAAGAGCGCGTCGCCGCCGAAGGGCTTTCCAACCAGATCGAGTTTCAACTGACCGATTATCGAAATGTGACGGGGAAATTCGACAAGATTGTTTCCATTGAAATGATCGAAGCCGTCGGCCACGAATACTTCAAGAGCTTTTTCAAGGCCTGTCACGAATTGCTCAATCGGTATGGTTTGCTGGCGATTCAGGCGATCACCTGTCCTGACTCTCGCTACGAAAGCCACCGGAAAAATGTCACCTGGATGCAGAAACATATCTTTCCCGGAGGGCTGCTGCCTTCGATTGGCATGATGAACAAGTTCATCAACGAAACAGGTGATTTGCAACTGCACGACCTGGAAGAGATGGGATTGCACTACGCTCGAACCGTGGCGACCTGGCGCGAAAACTTCAATCACAAACTGGAATCGGTGCTGGCGATGAGTTTCAACGAAAAGTTTATTCGCAAGTGGAATTACTACCTGCTGAGTTGTGAAGCCGGTTTTCTGACGCGCAACTTCACTGTCGTACAAGCGATTTACTCCAGACCGAACAACGTCATGCTCTAA
- a CDS encoding AMP-binding protein has translation MPTNIFAEIEQTARQYPDNIASEMFGDDKVTRYSYRQVMELASLLGQALRQRGVAKGDCIAFWARLTPNWVVAYLGGMQIGAVIVPLDFEYSTDDLASILKRTESKFLFTVQEKLVAGKEASAKVAASPTIVLLDAEQGSDSALGISDLFQKTPIASALPELQPEDAAMIFFTSGTTGKPKGVVIEHRSIVNTMHGLLQYIRVTAEDKALAVLPAQHIFATLANVLMPLLKGGCATYLRTLNSVELMKTMTKASVTVFPAVPQVFYLLHKKIFDEVQGKSFTVRFIFKVLLGTCRWIRQTTGVNLGPRLFSKVHQVFGGHLRLLVSAGSYFDPRIIRDLYSLGFTVQQGYALTETFGAGTFTPYDDNIIGSAGKPLPGTEIEIVNQDEAGVGEIAISGPSLMRGYLNDPEATSEVLRDGWFYTGDLASQDDAGNIFIKGRRKEMIVLSSGKNIYPEDIELHYLQIPYIKEMCVLGIAGDKDYSGSERLHAVIVPDFDYLRQQRIVNSKEIIRESIEQFSASLPKYKRVLSYELRTEPLPRTASRKIQRFIVAQQLAKSEPEAGLSAYVPVEGDELLQARESSRQVLEVLRRESRLDGEIHLDMNLELDLGFDSLQRIEVLMQIEQLLHIHLGDEVASQTFTVRELLKTVAQKLDEGRQVSGDSVQQAPITWKEIIATADTDDMAAKYILQPSAFSRIVHFLFLRFIFLLGKLLFRLKVRGLENLPQQRPFLICPNHQGYADGPLMSSVLPYRVLRNMFTLGFTPFFSGGFKDVVARIGRIVPVDPDTNLGRAMRISAIGLKAKQNLLLFPEGSLSCDGELQVFKKGVAILSRELQIPIVPAAIHGSFDAWSKVGDGIHLNPISITFGSPLMPPNNNNDREFSREQLDREYARYTQQIRDAIGNLLDEVRSGHQ, from the coding sequence ATGCCGACCAACATTTTCGCCGAGATCGAACAAACCGCCAGGCAGTATCCCGACAATATCGCGTCGGAAATGTTCGGCGACGATAAAGTTACGCGCTACAGCTACCGGCAAGTGATGGAACTTGCTTCGCTGTTGGGTCAGGCATTGCGCCAGCGCGGAGTTGCCAAAGGCGACTGCATCGCGTTTTGGGCGCGACTGACGCCGAACTGGGTGGTTGCTTATTTGGGCGGGATGCAAATTGGAGCAGTCATTGTCCCGCTCGATTTTGAATACTCTACCGATGACCTCGCTTCGATACTGAAGCGGACGGAAAGCAAGTTCCTGTTTACCGTACAGGAAAAACTCGTCGCCGGGAAAGAAGCTTCGGCAAAGGTCGCCGCTTCGCCTACAATCGTATTGCTGGATGCCGAGCAAGGCAGCGATAGTGCGCTCGGCATTTCCGACCTGTTTCAAAAAACTCCCATTGCCAGTGCCTTACCTGAACTTCAACCTGAAGACGCGGCCATGATCTTTTTCACTTCCGGGACGACGGGAAAACCCAAGGGGGTGGTCATTGAACATCGCAGCATCGTCAACACGATGCACGGATTGCTGCAATACATTCGGGTCACCGCCGAAGACAAGGCGCTTGCGGTGCTTCCTGCTCAGCATATCTTTGCCACACTCGCGAACGTCTTAATGCCATTGCTGAAAGGCGGCTGCGCCACATATTTGCGCACACTCAACAGCGTCGAATTAATGAAGACGATGACCAAAGCCAGCGTTACAGTCTTTCCCGCCGTGCCACAGGTTTTTTATCTGCTGCATAAAAAAATCTTTGACGAGGTGCAGGGGAAATCCTTTACCGTTCGGTTCATTTTCAAAGTCTTATTGGGAACTTGCCGCTGGATCAGACAAACGACGGGTGTCAATTTGGGGCCAAGACTATTTTCCAAAGTTCATCAAGTCTTCGGCGGCCATCTTCGTTTGTTGGTCAGCGCCGGTTCGTATTTTGATCCCAGAATCATCCGCGACTTGTACAGCCTGGGGTTTACAGTTCAGCAAGGATACGCGTTGACCGAAACCTTTGGCGCAGGGACGTTCACGCCGTATGACGACAACATCATCGGCTCGGCGGGCAAGCCCTTGCCGGGAACTGAAATCGAGATTGTGAATCAGGACGAAGCGGGCGTTGGCGAAATTGCCATTTCCGGCCCCTCTCTGATGCGAGGCTATCTCAACGACCCCGAAGCGACTTCGGAGGTTTTACGCGATGGGTGGTTTTATACCGGTGACCTTGCTTCTCAGGACGACGCAGGAAATATCTTCATCAAAGGCCGCAGGAAAGAAATGATTGTCTTGAGTTCCGGCAAAAACATTTATCCCGAAGACATAGAGTTGCATTACCTGCAAATCCCTTACATCAAGGAAATGTGTGTGCTGGGAATTGCCGGTGATAAGGATTACTCAGGATCAGAGCGATTGCACGCCGTCATCGTCCCGGATTTCGATTATTTGAGACAGCAACGCATCGTCAATTCCAAAGAGATCATCCGCGAAAGCATCGAACAGTTTTCGGCATCGCTGCCGAAATACAAACGCGTGTTGAGTTACGAACTGCGAACCGAGCCGTTGCCGCGCACGGCCAGCCGCAAGATTCAGCGGTTCATCGTTGCCCAACAGCTTGCCAAGTCGGAGCCGGAAGCGGGTCTGAGCGCGTACGTTCCGGTGGAAGGCGACGAGTTGTTGCAGGCAAGGGAAAGTTCGCGACAAGTGCTGGAAGTGTTGCGACGCGAATCGCGGCTCGATGGCGAAATTCATTTGGACATGAACCTGGAACTGGACTTGGGCTTCGATTCGCTGCAACGCATTGAAGTGCTCATGCAGATCGAACAATTGTTGCACATACACCTCGGCGATGAAGTTGCCAGCCAGACGTTCACCGTTCGGGAACTGCTGAAAACCGTCGCGCAAAAACTGGACGAAGGCCGGCAGGTGAGCGGCGATTCTGTACAGCAAGCGCCAATTACCTGGAAGGAAATTATCGCCACGGCCGATACCGACGACATGGCGGCAAAATACATTTTGCAACCATCGGCTTTCTCCCGAATTGTTCACTTCCTGTTTTTACGCTTCATTTTTCTGCTGGGAAAATTGTTGTTTCGGCTGAAAGTTCGCGGGTTGGAAAATCTGCCACAGCAACGTCCATTTTTGATTTGTCCAAACCATCAGGGATATGCGGACGGCCCATTGATGAGTTCGGTGCTGCCATACCGTGTGCTGCGAAATATGTTTACCTTGGGCTTCACGCCGTTTTTCAGCGGCGGATTTAAGGATGTGGTCGCGCGCATTGGACGCATTGTGCCGGTTGACCCTGATACCAATCTGGGCCGCGCCATGCGCATCAGCGCCATCGGGTTGAAGGCAAAACAGAATCTGCTGCTGTTTCCCGAGGGCTCGCTCAGTTGCGATGGGGAATTGCAGGTTTTCAAAAAAGGAGTAGCTATCCTGTCGCGCGAACTCCAGATTCCCATCGTGCCCGCCGCGATACACGGTTCGTTCGATGCCTGGTCAAAAGTCGGCGACGGGATTCATCTGAATCCGATCAGCATCACGTTTGGCTCTCCATTGATGCCGCCAAATAACAATAACGACCGTGAATTTTCTCGCGAGCAACTGGATCGGGAATACGCCCGTTATACGCAACAGATTCGCGATGCAATCGGCAACCTGCTGGATGAGGTGAGAAGCGGCCACCAGTGA
- a CDS encoding fatty acid desaturase, translated as MRDTTIPNHRKDPINWPASLFIISMHVGAVVALFNFSWPAFAVAALMAWIGGGLGIAIGFHRFLTHRSFEAPKYVEYFLTICGAIGFQGGSIAWVAKHRLHHAHTDSDGDPHSPRHGFWWSHWGWIMTGKSDSREVETLARYAPDLAKDRFHLWMSKWFFAPQLILVAILYLAGGWQFVLWGVCVPTVFTWNSAFLTNSYGHTWGERRPETRDNSRNSWWVGLISGGEGWHNNHHAHQASARLGLTWYEIERHLGNEKTRTRQESPRR; from the coding sequence ATGCGAGACACTACCATCCCCAATCATCGCAAAGACCCAATAAATTGGCCGGCGAGTCTTTTCATCATTTCGATGCACGTCGGGGCGGTGGTCGCCCTTTTCAATTTCAGTTGGCCGGCGTTCGCCGTCGCCGCTCTGATGGCCTGGATTGGCGGCGGTCTCGGCATCGCCATTGGCTTTCATCGCTTTCTCACCCACCGTTCGTTCGAAGCTCCCAAATATGTCGAGTACTTTCTGACTATCTGTGGCGCAATCGGTTTCCAGGGAGGCTCGATCGCCTGGGTGGCGAAACATCGCCTTCATCACGCGCATACGGATAGCGACGGCGATCCTCATTCGCCACGTCACGGGTTTTGGTGGTCTCACTGGGGATGGATCATGACCGGCAAATCAGACTCTCGCGAAGTTGAAACCCTGGCGCGATACGCGCCCGATCTGGCGAAAGATCGCTTTCATCTCTGGATGTCAAAGTGGTTTTTCGCACCGCAGTTGATTTTGGTCGCGATCCTGTATCTGGCTGGTGGCTGGCAATTTGTATTGTGGGGGGTCTGCGTGCCAACCGTCTTTACGTGGAACTCTGCATTTCTTACCAACTCGTATGGACACACCTGGGGCGAGCGCCGCCCCGAAACCCGCGACAATTCGCGCAACAGTTGGTGGGTGGGGTTGATTAGCGGCGGAGAGGGCTGGCACAACAATCATCACGCGCATCAGGCCTCGGCTCGGCTCGGTCTGACCTGGTACGAGATTGAACGCCATCTGGGCAATGAAAAAACTCGGACTCGTCAGGAAAGTCCGCGTCGCTAA
- a CDS encoding B12-binding domain-containing radical SAM protein: protein MKLLLIAPKGLWIQGFKGNKHLNHLSLAVLAALATPYFNEIKIVEEEFETLDLNESVDLVGITMMTCQAERGYELADHFRKRGIRTICGGSHATFMAQECAEHFDAVVVNEAEMLWDELMADFLADRLKPIYRTDKLIDMAELPMPRKELFRTHGRHKLIEVIQAGRGCPLGCEFCTVTQMYGKKYRTRPVEHIVEEIKRFQSKRLLFVDDNIFLSRSYAYELCEALIPLKISWAGQGSLDLIARDDELLKLAVRSGCISLFVGIESLDQETLNAANKQFNQVQTYKEKLRKINHAGILVVGSFIFGFEEDTSECYDKVFDFAVEHNLYMVNCGIMTPFPGSVTYDKARRDGKLIDHRWGQYTGTNLVWRHPNLSKEEAEARYDGFRRRFYSPTSIAKRFWANRSHPLYYLGMNLHLWRLYHTTPQRTM, encoded by the coding sequence ATGAAATTGCTGCTCATAGCGCCGAAGGGGCTATGGATTCAGGGCTTCAAAGGAAACAAACACCTCAATCACCTCAGCCTGGCGGTGCTTGCCGCTCTCGCCACACCTTATTTCAACGAAATCAAAATCGTCGAGGAAGAATTCGAGACGCTGGATCTGAACGAGTCGGTGGACCTGGTGGGAATCACCATGATGACCTGTCAAGCGGAGCGCGGCTACGAATTGGCCGACCATTTCCGCAAGCGTGGCATTCGCACCATCTGCGGGGGCAGCCACGCAACTTTCATGGCACAGGAATGCGCGGAGCACTTTGATGCGGTCGTGGTCAACGAAGCAGAAATGCTTTGGGATGAACTGATGGCTGATTTTCTGGCTGACAGGCTCAAGCCAATCTACCGCACGGATAAACTGATTGACATGGCGGAATTACCCATGCCCCGGAAGGAACTTTTCCGCACTCACGGCAGACACAAACTCATCGAAGTCATACAGGCAGGTCGAGGATGCCCGCTCGGTTGCGAATTCTGCACCGTGACTCAAATGTATGGGAAGAAATATCGCACTCGACCGGTTGAACACATCGTGGAGGAAATCAAACGCTTTCAATCCAAGCGCCTCTTATTTGTGGACGACAATATCTTTCTTTCCCGGTCTTATGCCTACGAGTTATGCGAGGCGCTGATTCCGCTCAAGATCAGTTGGGCCGGTCAGGGTTCGCTGGACTTGATCGCCCGCGATGACGAGTTGTTGAAATTGGCCGTCCGTTCGGGCTGCATCAGTCTCTTTGTCGGGATCGAAAGCCTGGACCAGGAAACACTGAACGCCGCCAACAAACAATTCAACCAAGTGCAAACATATAAGGAAAAGCTTCGCAAAATAAACCACGCAGGCATTCTGGTGGTCGGATCGTTCATTTTTGGCTTCGAGGAAGACACATCGGAATGTTATGACAAGGTTTTCGATTTCGCGGTCGAACACAACCTGTACATGGTCAACTGCGGCATCATGACGCCTTTCCCAGGCTCCGTCACTTACGACAAAGCCCGCCGGGACGGCAAGCTCATTGACCATCGCTGGGGACAGTACACGGGCACAAACCTGGTTTGGCGTCACCCGAACTTGAGCAAGGAGGAGGCAGAGGCGCGCTATGATGGATTTCGCCGCCGGTTTTACTCCCCCACGTCAATCGCCAAACGTTTTTGGGCGAACCGATCCCATCCGCTTTACTATCTGGGCATGAATCTGCACCTGTGGCGGCTGTATCACACTACGCCCCAACGAACGATGTGA